CAATTACTGTATCCAGGTTCACGCTATCAACTCTATGGTCGTTTTACCCCACAAGGTACTGTGACGTCCTGATCAATTTTATTTCTCTTTGAGAACTGCGAAGTGTTACGCAATTGTTTAAATCTCTATCTTGCTGATAATGACTTTATGCGCTAGGTTGTCCATGATTGTATATACAACTTAATTTCGCTGCATACTCGCATTGCTCATGCTACAGCAACAAATGAATGAATCTCGGAGCACTGACTCACGTCAGTGATTCAATTGGTGAGCATCGCTGTGGCGTCGGATACCAAGGTATAGCTTGAAGGAGTGAGATGGTGTCAGTAATTCACTGTGACAGTTTGTGGTACGGTGCCGATATCGTGACCATGTGTGGAGGGGAATATCATCTGATACCGCAAGGGGCAATAGCGGTCACAGGCGGTAAAATAGTCTGGATTGGGCCACATAAAGAGTTGCCCGCATTCCATGCCTCACGTGAGGTTGTCTTTCAAGGTGGTCTGATTACCCCTGGCCTAATTGATTGCCATACGCATCTCGTCTTTGGCGGTGATCGCAGCGCTGAATTTGAGCAACGCCTTAACGGGGTTAGCTATGCAGAGATTGCCGCCAATGGTGGTGGAATTATTTCGACGGTTAGGGCAACGCGGAACGCCAGTGAAGAACAATTGCTCGCACAAGCTTTATTTCGGCTAAAGCCTCTACTTGCGGAGGGTGTAACCTGTATTGAGATTAAATCCGGTTATGGCCTTAGTCTTGAAAGTGAAATAAAAATGCTGCGGGTTGCCCGCCGTTTAGGTGAGTTACTCCCCATTACAGTTAAAACAACCTGTTTGGCAGCACATGCTTTACCGCCTGAGTTTGCCGGCAGGGCTGACGACTACATTGACTTCGTTTGTAATACCATAATTCCTAGGGTAGCCGAAGAGGGGTTAGCCGATGCCGTTGATGCATTTTGTGAGCACCTTGCATTTTCACCGGCACAGGTCGAGCGAGTATTCTTAGCCGCCCAAAAAGTGGGTTTGCCGATCAAACTGCATGCCGAACAACTGT
The sequence above is drawn from the Yersinia intermedia genome and encodes:
- the hutI gene encoding imidazolonepropionase gives rise to the protein MVSVIHCDSLWYGADIVTMCGGEYHLIPQGAIAVTGGKIVWIGPHKELPAFHASREVVFQGGLITPGLIDCHTHLVFGGDRSAEFEQRLNGVSYAEIAANGGGIISTVRATRNASEEQLLAQALFRLKPLLAEGVTCIEIKSGYGLSLESEIKMLRVARRLGELLPITVKTTCLAAHALPPEFAGRADDYIDFVCNTIIPRVAEEGLADAVDAFCEHLAFSPAQVERVFLAAQKVGLPIKLHAEQLSALGGSTLAAKFKALSADHLEYATKSDVQAMRQAGTVAVLLPGAYYLLRETQCPPIDLFRQYGVPMALASDANPGTSPALSLRLMLNMACTLFRMTPEEALAGVTCHAAQALGLQETQGTLEIGKQANWVHWPLSRPAELAYWLGGQLPATVVFQGEVRS